In Pseudophryne corroboree isolate aPseCor3 chromosome 2, aPseCor3.hap2, whole genome shotgun sequence, the sequence agagctgaactcagaacttgtccgcaatttcttccaaaggtggtgtctgggtTTTCATCAacccgtctcctcggacacagtttctagactgagtctggtaggaggggcatagagggaggagccagtgcacactattgatttcttaaagtgcccaaggctcctagtggacccgtctataccccatggtactaatgtggaccccggtatcctctacggactatgagaaaaggatttaccggtaggtaattaaaatccaattttttttgcatttacttttttttatttaaatgcccCCCAGCAGATCGGGAGATATTTACATTTTTCTAGCAACTGCTAGTTAACACTAATTTGGAGCTGACACAaactattatttttatttattaggcATCTGTTTGGATGTTAGTGTACTAAGCTAGAAAACCATTATAAATGCCAGCGTACTGTGTTGTTTTCCCTTACAGCTATTTTCCCCCTCTAAATTCCTAACATGCTATATGGTGCTACAGGCAAGAACAGCATGGATTTCTTTTTTGATCAGTCTGGACAAAGGACTTTTATTTGTATCAGGCTTCTTCATGTggtgcagaactggaacagacagaTTTCTGTTCAATGCTGCCTTTTGGCGGGATAATAATTGAAGGTTCTGTGTTCTATCTTTCCCAAACAGAAGTCGTCTTGGCTTTTGTTGATGTAAATACAGATAAAGGTTTTACTTTGGAGAAGAGAATATTTTTCCTTCAAACTTTATTGATTTTAGCAATCTTACAAAGAAGTTTTACAGTAAAGTGTCTAAAGTGGTTCCAGTAACACCCCTAATATTCTACTAACAACTAATACCGCTGCCGTGCACTCCATTACAGCAGGTTAGTAATACCTGATGTATCTGTGATAAAGGAGTGCTTCCTGTGCACTGACAGATTACATATAAAAGTGCTGTGGCGGTAGAACCATCCAGGAATGCTGGTAGGGTTTCAGAAGTGCTAATGGTACATCCTGAGACGCTAGATGGTACAATGGGAATCTGTGGCACCTCAATGTGCTTTACCACACGTAAAGTGCTTCTTATCAAAGCTCAAAACAATAATCGAGCATCCATGTACAGTAGTTTTGAAAACTCACTCTGGACCTGGTGTGTCCTCTCTTCTGTGGTTACTAATGTCTTCATGGCTGCTGTTAACAGCTCTGTGTGTGTTGTAGGGAAGAAGAATGCTTGCAGGCCTTTTCCCAGTTCAACGGGCGGTGGTACGCAGCGCGCCAGCTTCAGTGTGAATTCTCGCCAGTCACCAAGTGGAAGTTGGCTATATGTGGTAAGAGTTCACCCAAGTTTTCTTCATAACTGAGATTTGCTGAATGTATACAAGTCACTGGCACGCACGGTGACAGTCGCTTGCATGCACGGTGACGGTCGCTTGCATGCACGGTGACGGTCGCTTGCATGCACGGTGACCGTCGCTTGCACACACGGTGACAGTCGCTTGCACACACAGTGACGGATAATCGTGTGAGCTGCAACAGTATTCCTGATAATACAGGCTGTTTATTCACTGAGGTGTAGTATAATCACTGAGACACCAGGTACAACATTATATTCTGTCTTTGTGCTACAGATTCTCAGTTTTCTTCTGTGAATGGTGTTTTAGTTAAGTATGAATAGTAAAAGTTTTTCATCATTTTAAATTGGCTGCTGGCATTTGTAAACATCTCATTTGCTAGCAAAGGCAGGTGATTTTACAACGTATTGCAGAGCTTTCATTAAACGTCTTTACTTGTGCTATATCCAATGACGTTCTCAGGTGGAGAAGTTCCATAACGATAGAGCCTAATAGAAATGGTTCCTCAACATGATTTATGCTtcattttttcccctaaatggatgAAGGAAATTATTgtgttgtaatactgtatataaagtgcattatccatctaggAAAAATACACATCGtgtagtatgtacccagctttatatTTGGCAAACCTTCTAAAGAAGCCTTTAGATTTAGGAAATCTCTGATCtgtgtttgtggctctttaattatATTGCTATACCCATTTTAAAATATAAACAATCATTACTGAAACATCTGAATAATGGTACTAAAGATATCCTGTTATATTACCCTATATTGGAAATTACGCAATCCCCCACCTATCTGGTTCAAGAGATTCAATTTCTGGTTCAGGAGATTAGATGCATACATGGAGATGGAAGATATCTCCCTGTCAGTGATGGATAACTTTTGTATTTAAATTTACAAGGTCTTACTGTATAgagtctagaccaggcattcccaaccacggtcctcaaggcacaccaacagtgcaggttttagtgatatccaggctgcagcacagatggttaaatcaaaataactgagctactaattaagtcacctgtgctgaagcctggatatcactaaaacctgcactgttggtgtgccttgaggaccgtggttgggaatgcctggtctagactaTAAGGAATTCCTAGTTTACGTGAGCTCCTCATCCCTCCCTTCCCTTACATCTTCCCTCCTATTTCTCCAATGTTCTCTTTCCTGTTGATTATACTGCTTCATATATTATGGTCTGTTACCCATTGTAGCACTTATATTGGAAAATGTACCAATGTTTCTAATTCGTTCATTATCTGTCTACCATTTGTTCGTCTTTTGTGCTTAATAAATACAGAttgtaaacagcaaaaaaaaatcaataacTATTGAATTTTTGTTTTGGATTTAATGTTTAGGGTTATTTGAAAGGCAAAAATGTCCTCGAGGAAAACATTGCAATTTCTTGCATGTCTTCAGGAACCCAAATAATGAATTCTGGGAAGCCAGCAGAGACATTAACATGTCACCAGACAGAAGTAACTTCTCTGAGAGAAGGGATCGGACAGGAAGATATGATGATCATTGGATCTCCAGGAGATACCGCAGCCCTAGCCTAGACTCCAAAAGAAACGGTAATTCCAGCAGAAAAAAAATCAGCCGACACAAAAGCAAGAAGAAGCACCACTCGCATAGATCAAGAAGCAGAGAAAGGAGATCACGCAGCAGGGGCAGAAAGAAACACAAGCACAAAAACCATAGCCGTAATTCAAGATCAGAAAGCCACAGCCGAAATAGCAGAAGTCGTTCTAGATCCAGGAGTCAAGGCAAAAAGAGCAGAAGTCGTTCTAGATCCAGAAGCCGAGGCAAAAAGAGCAGAAGTCCATCTAGATCCAGAAGCCGAGGCAAGAAGAGCAGAAGTCGTTCTAGATCCAGAAGCCGAGGCAAAAAGAGCAGAAGTCGTTCTAGATCCAGAAGCCGAGGCAAAAAGAGCAGAAGTCGTTCTAAATCCAGAAGCCGAGGCAAAAAGAGCAGAAGTCGTTCTAGATCCAGAAGCCGAGGCAAAAAGAGCAGAAGTCCATCTAGATCCAGAAGCCGAGGCAAAAAGAGCAGAAGTCCATCTAGATCCAGAACTAAGCCAAAAATAGCAAAACTCATTGTAGATCTAGAAGCCGTTGCAAAAAAAGCAGAAGCCGCTCTATATCAAAAAGACATGGCGAAAAGGGCAGAAGTCATTCTAAATCCAGAAGCCATGGCAAACAGAGTAGAAGTCGTTCAAAATCCAGAAGCCGTGGTACAAAGAGCAGAAGTCGTTCAAAATCCAGAAGCCGTGGTACAAAGAGCAGAAGTCTTTCTCGATCTCGTGGCAGAAGACGGTTAAAAAGCAGAGAGAAGCTCTAATGTGCGTGAACATAATTGTATCAAGGTATATTGCTTATTAGTTATGCTATATATAACTTTAGACCTGCCTACGACTATTATATATTATGTGGAAGTAATTTCCAAATAAGTAATTTATTGTATACATTCTATACTAGCATAATGTACCTGGCATATGCCAGGTCACCTCACTCTATGTCCCCCTGCTCTGGTCAGACCTACGCCACCTCCCCTATTTTGTCGCAGCTGCTTTGCGACCCTTTGCTAGCCACCACCAGATAATACTTTGTGGTTTTTGCTTCAGACTTAATCCACTTTTACAAAACGGGGAGAATCCAGATTCTACACATAGTTTTACATATAAAAATCTAAACTGGAAAttataatttctttttcatccactagaggtcactggagtactcttgggatatggacggcttccgcaggaaacagggcactgaatatttaaatttagaactctccaaccctccatatcccagagtacctcagtgttttttctgtgctcactgcactaacaaggcttgtgtggggctcccacacttttctttgaatattttttgattttaatttttcatttttacttttttattacaacttaaacacatcccttcccagtttctactaaaaacatgggtccaggatagtgccgctgcacggaggcagcgcatggcgtgtaggtcctcacaaagagcaccctcacagctacACGCAGCTCACtgcctgctgcaagagctggacggagcttacagaaagaagccctgtcgcagccctccctacaaggagacaaggtatgctggggggaacggggcggtcagcgcatgcTGCCGCTCCGCTTTGTGGGGTCCGTGTTatcaccgccgcccgcacccgccgctaataCAGCCCGCCCGCCCCAGCTGCCCTGTCCGCGCTGTACGTACATCAAAGTACCAGCGCTaagagggggagaaccgccgcagctcaGCGCTCACACTAGCGCCACCGGAAGCCGCTAAGCGCCGCTCCAGCCAGCCGAACTCCATTCACACGGCCGCTCTCTTCATAAGAGTcccccgcctccctgcaatgacACTAGGGTCAGCTTCCCGGCaatcgctccccgctgagacacagcgctacacggagcacagggggagggggggggggacaagtctgatcacaggcagcgctgctgcaaggGAGAAAAACGTATATGGGAAGAATAGGCTGCATGACAGGCTGCCAGATTTCATATGCATAGATCCATAGATTATATTAATAgactgttaagcctatattacacTGCAGTCAGGTACTGGTTAtaaaggcatgtattgtaacctgacctgtgattctaactgtaagcatggcatgggggccatttttaccatgcttcctgtttcttccagtttgtgattccagaacgttcctgtcctacatctctaccacatgtacagtatgttttgtaggtttccactccggaagccggtttcattcccggatcctatgttaagcaaatgtaatggctgggttgaaatcagaattggccgccgctcgacacgagcggcaagatcggagtctcgggtgagaccgctagaactaacggaggagtctcagcctttgcaaaggtccaagttCACTTTGGGTACAAGGGATACatttaatttgtcttataatttacccgtttctactatgttgcagtctgacgattctatgccagacctcacggcgctaaataagggtgaggagggcaaattagaccagcagtcagatagtgcagcTTTTGACAGCCCAGATATTGATAATATCATCaggccagtgcgtcagtctctgaagtttacagagactaaggagcctctgacATATAataaagtcgtatttactaaacgacagatatctccaatggggttcttatttaggaatatcttaataagatgttagtagaaacacgaaagaaccgaataaccggttctatacctcacagatttaagtctagttacccatttccacagtcagtgacatctacattggagaatccgccattggtggattagtCTGTGTCAAtccttataaagacccttcagacgtaagatagaagggcatttgggtcactacggcgctaattgtatggataacagaactcaagtctgctctacatgacgatcacgttatacttatcgctaatcaaatctgagaagctgctgagtatctatgtacagcttctgctgccggctgtCAGCTCACTtatcgcttttcatcgtcgctagttacagcacgacaagcactctggctgcgttcttgccaAGCGGAGTCAGAGCTCAAAagaatacggtggccagaagttgttGGGTCCTAAATGGGACAAATTAATTTCTCAGTCCACGGGGGGGGGGGAAAGTGGGGGGGGgtctagtttcctgccattgcctcctccggtaccgagacggaaatactctggcccggcgttcaaatcctttagacttcagtcctttCAAGACTGTGTTAGAGAAACAGCCACGCCTAGTAACGTCAGGGCGCTAAggtcaccaacaagccagtggcttaacgggctcccaggccatctcggatttccaattgtgggagcacgccttcagacgttacatttgccggagttccagacatccactgatggatggATCCACAATTTAGTGTTAAAACAAAGCTGTCTCCTGCCACTGcactttttcaagacaggactgcctctgtcggacgacaagaaggcggttcggcaaattgccattcagtctctgctggattcagcagttttaattCCAGGCCTTGTACAACAACAATgtcggggttattattccagtctgtttgtggtaccgaagccggatggctcagtcaggccaatattgaacttaaagggtctcaatcagtaagtcacttactacagattaaagatggaatctctgcagtcAGTAATTGCAGATTTAGAGCCACAAGAATgcttgattgcgctagatctcaaggatgcgtacttacagattccgatttggtcacctcatcagaggttcttgcgttttgcaatatgccacaaccattaccagtttcaggctctaccgtttggcctctcgtcagcgcctcgggtattcaccaaagtgatgtctgtgatgatagctcatctcagatccctgggagtgacaattgttccgtacttagacgatctgctcataaaagctccgtctcaacagatgctcctccaacatgcgctgctgacgtacaatgtactggttcaccacggttggattgtcaacttcaagaaatcacatctaattccgtctcaacgacttcaattcctaggtatgattctcgatacggtaaatcaaagaatttacctaccacaacagaaagtacagattattcgccatctggtacaattagtgctcaagccacgcacagtctcggtacattttgtgtattcgcctcttaggaacaatggtggcggctttcgaagcgcttcagttcggaagatttcactcacgtccatttcaactggatgtgctcgcacagtggtcgggctcgcatctgcagattcaccacagggtgaggttgtcgccaagggcaagggtgtctctactctggtggctcaaggtgcACAATTTAACTGcaggcggcggctggaattggataattctaacgacagacgcgagtctcagaggttggggagctgtagttcaaaattgtcagctccagggtctctgggcggatcacgaatgattgcggtctataaatgtcctggaactccgcgcaatttacaatgcgctatgacAAGCAGTACaattgcttcggtctcagactgtccaggtgcagtcagacaacgcaacggcagtcgcatacatcaacaagcaatgaggaacgagaagccgcatggcaatgcggaatgtagctcgaatcctcaattgggcagaataccaccaggtgatattgtcggcagtgttcattccgggagtggacaactgggaggcggattatctcagccgtcgggattttcatccaggagaatgggcattaaatccagaaatgtttcacatgttggtccagaggtggggttaccctcaagttgacctgatggtgtctcgccacaatcaccaaacgcaccagtaggtgtccagaacgagagatccaaaggcagtggcggtggatgctctcacaatcgcttggccgtacagcctagtgtatctgttcccaccgtttccgctgctccctctggtgctagaacggatcaaaagagagtctgtcacagtcatactagtggcgcctcattggcctcggaaagCTTGGTTCTCgggtctccgcggactactcgcactcGGTCCTTGCCCGCTTCCActccgtccggacttgttacaacagggtccgttcctttaccccgatttagcgcggctgcgtttgatgaggTGGCTATTGAGAACGCACTCTTAAGGAGAG encodes:
- the ZRSR2 gene encoding U2 small nuclear ribonucleoprotein auxiliary factor 35 kDa subunit-related protein 2; the encoded protein is MAASVLGSPASVHLNHKKIRALLKKEKRKKKRQALAKLRDPEENKEEPLEEDEEEDEMQNEIERQRLHEEWLLREQKAHEEFQLKKQKEEAARRHEEEERKMIEEWRQQEMKERAEEPEEVKKREREEAVQKMLDEAESQLENGGNWHNPEAPEGYGTEKDRANCPFYLKTGACRFGERCSRKHCYPSSSQTLLIRAMFVTFGMEQCRRDDYDTDASLEYGEEEIYQQFLEFYADVVPEFKSVGKVIQFKVSCNFEPHLRGNVYVQYQTEEECLQAFSQFNGRWYAARQLQCEFSPVTKWKLAICGLFERQKCPRGKHCNFLHVFRNPNNEFWEASRDINMSPDRSNFSERRDRTGRYDDHWISRRYRSPSLDSKRNGNSSRKKISRHKSKKKHHSHRSRSRERRSRSRGRKKHKHKNHSRNSRSESHSRNSRSRSRSRSQGKKSRSRSRSRSRGKKSRSPSRSRSRGKKSRSRSRSRSRGKKSRSRSRSRSRGKKSRSRSKSRSRGKKSRSRSRSRSRGKKSRSPSRSRSRGKKSRSPSRSRTKPKIAKLIVDLEAVAKKAEAALYQKDMAKRAEVILNPEAMANRVEVVQNPEAVVQRAEVVQNPEAVVQRAEVFLDLVAEDG